The sequence TTGTTTGTGTTCTGAATCTTAAAGATCCGGTTGTTCAAAGGCTCAACATCGTATCCTCCCGACTTGGCGATAGGGACCTGGCGGACTTCGTAGAGGTTGCCTTGAGGGTTGGAGTAAGGGTTCATCGCCACCGGCAGACTCTCTTCCTGGACGACGGTATTGCGGCTGCCGTCGATAGCAGGGTCGATTCTCACACAGAACACATGTTGATGGTTCTGCGCCAACGCTCCTGGGTTAACGACATTGCCCCAAGGCGCAGTTTTGCCCTCGTCAATGTTGACGACCGAAACAATACCAGTTGCGCGGGCCTCCACCATGATTCCAGCAGCTTGGTCGagcttgaagttgaagatgtATTCGTAGTTGGCAAGGGTGATGATGAACTGGATAACCAGTTCTCGGCGGCGAGTAACGACAGCTCGACCGGTTCGCCAGTTGGTATGCTTCCAATTGATGCCATTATCTTGCTCATGAAGACAGATAACATTCTTGGTGACCTGGGGCTTACCCTCGTGATCAACAAGTACACCATCAAAGTACTAAAACATATAAGTCTTGGTTCAATGCTGTTCAGGGAACCCAACTTACCTTGATGACACCCAAGCAATCACAGCCCAGAGTCAAGTTGTTCACAGCGTTGCCGAGACCTCCGTCGCCAAAGTCAAAGGCCTGCTTTCGGTGGTAAGGGTTTCGCGGATCGGCATAGGGGACGGTCTATTGACTGAGTTAGCCTGGATTATCCAAGACCATCCAAATTCTCGCTTTAGTAGACTCACCATGTCGCTGATGCTCAGACGGTACAGAACGCTTCGACCGTCATATCGGAGATCATGGAGAACAGCACCCTCACGAGGGTTGAACGAAACACGGAACTGCCACTTCTGCCATCGGATGAGATTTCCGTCGTCAATCTTGAAGCTAGGTCCGTAAGGCTGAACCACGGTGAGAGGCTTCAAATCTTGTCGCGTGCCACCAGGGAGAAGTTCCGGCACGTATTCGCTGTCTTTGCAATGATCGACGATACCGACATAGTTCGATCGTTCTGTCAGAGAATCACCTCCACCACCTGTAGCAGGGGTCTCGATACGGACAACCTCGAGGTTGTGGATGTTGACCACAGGGATGATGGGCAATGGGTAGGCGTAAAAGTTAGAGTCGGGGTTTCCACTTCTTTGAGCGAACATCAGTGCCTGGAATAGTCggtcatctccatctctggGATCGGGAGCACCAAAAGGCCAGGGCTCGATGACGAGTTCAAATCCAGCTGGTAGCTTCAAGTCGGCAACCTTTGCTTGGACTTCTGCGTTCTCTGTGACGCACTTGACCAATTGGTCAAACTCCCACCTGAAACAGTGTCAGCAAGAAAATAGTGAAAGAAGGGATAATAGCTAAACTGACACTGAGAGACTAGCTTGGCTCTTGGCGTCGATGACCTTCTTCTCAGTGATGTTGGCTGCCCTAAGATCGACAACCGTCTCGTGGTATTGAGGCACACGCGAGCTTCCAATAACATCGTACCAAGCTTGGGCCAATCGCGCCGGGCGCTGCGAGGATGCAGTGAGCTTTCCAGAATGCTCGAGCTCCAGGTAAGCTtcaacctcggccttgggaggctcgaggaggaagatgacgcgGAAGTTGAGGAGTGTGTTGGGGTGAGCCTGGCGAATCACATCTCGCGCCAAGGCCGTCTCCTCGAGACTCAATTGAGACAGGGGATGTGGGATGCGAGCCATTGTGGGCAGATGGACAATGGATTGTGATGATGCACGGTCGATTGGATTGTTGATTGAGTTGTACTGTTGTGGCGTGATGGGAGAATAAGTACCTTCTTATGCGGAATCATATTCCGATGCTTCCTGATACCGATTCCTGAGCTTCACCACTGTACTGTGAAGTCTTCCCCACTTACTGACGAGTTCCTCTGTAAAGTGTGTCGGACTTTCAGATGTCCGCGTTGACGGATCTTCGGACTTTCGGACTGTTCTGTCACGACTCAGCAACATGTCTTTGCCCAAAAACAGCTAGACTCGGACTTACCCCTATCGTTAAGCTTGTGGAGTGCTGCGCGTATCCTTGATCCTGGCGTGATAGATTGCGTTACTCGATGTGGTAGATTTATGAGATTCATCTTGTCCGCTTATCATGATTCGATTGCTCCAGACTCTCACAACCAGCAGAGAGATCTCGTTGAGGTTCAGGTTCTGGCCCCGGCCTACGCGGAGCCGAGCAAACTACCCGAGATCTCACCCTCGCCTATCGTGTCATTATCTTCTTCCCGGCATTTCGTGTGATTTCGACTCACTGGTCAATGTAGTGTACCAAGACCATGCACCGTAGGATCTGGACAGCGGTCACCTTAAGGTTTCTCATCTGTTATCGCGGTGGCAAGGGTTATGGCATCATCGCCGGCcaggttcttcttggcccgTTCTCATACGAGGCGGGTCCATGCAATCTGAGCGTGCCCACGACAAGTCGCTATCATGATCACTTTCTCCATGACATCCACGACGTCAGCAACAGCTTCGACAGTAGCGTCCCCGGCGTTATCTAGGTTCAGGTCCTCTCCGAGACTCTGTCTGATACcctcatcccatccatcgcgACTCTGGCCATGATTGTGGACTCGCATCTGCATGGACCATCAGCACAGGAGGAGAACATGGCTACCCTAGATCACAAAGCAACGCGAGGATAGAAACAGATGAACTGCgaattaaggttatttatgAATACGTACTTAGGTGGGGCTTCTTCCGTTTCATTGTTGATAGGTTCGTGCTTCATATGGGCTTGTTGTAGCGGGTTAAGCATCATAGGAACCTGGCCAGATAAACGACCTTTTTTGACCATTGAGTCACAACTGAGGGATGAAGGCAGTTTGTCACATGACGTGATACCATGTCTAGAATTGGCACTCTTATGAGCGGCtggattatattaaattaccaAGGAATGTCAAGAATTGTAAGTTATATCCTGCGAATCCCTCAACCATGGTTGGATCCATCATCCTTGCCATTTACATCGCAACTCTTCGGGATGGACAATTGCTGTTTCTCGGATACAAACCATCACCTAGTCGACTGTTCAGAGCAGGTTTGCGGCAACCAAGATAGCAACCCACGCCGAAAGAGCTGGAGAAACGAATCGGCTGGCTGCACCCGTTACAACAACAGGCGACTCCTCAGTCGCGGTGGGCTCAGGTACGGTGACCAGCGTAGTTGGGCTTGGGACGGCAGCCTGAGACTCGCTTCCAGGGGGGTACGAGGGCTCTTCAACTCCCTCGGGACAATGCCAGTGATCGCCATGCGCGACACACTCGGtggcttcatcctcatcaccagaGCTGGACTGCTCTTGTCCCGGGGGGTAAGCCGGTTCTTCAACTCCCTCCGGGCAATGCCAGTGGTCGCCGTGAGCTACACACTCAGTAGAAGCACCTTCGCCAGAGCCGGACTCATGACCTGGCTCTTCTCCGGGGGCGTAGGGTGGTTCTTCAACTCCCTCAGGGCAGTGCCAGTGATCTCCATGTGCGATACATTCTGTGGCTCCAGCATCACCGCTATGGCCACCATCGCCGCCGGATTCGTTACCTGGCTCTTCTCCTGGGGCATAAGGGGGCTCCTCAACGCCTTCAGGACAATGCCAGTGGTCGCCGTGGGCAACGCACTCAGTAGAAGAGCTATCGCCGGAGCCATCACCAGAGCCGGCATCCTTACCAGGCTCTTCTCCTGGAGCGTAGGGTGGTTCTTCAACTCCTTCGGGGCAGTGCCAGTGATCGCCATGAGCCACACATTCAGTACCCTCGGCATCGCCACCAGCGTGGTTATCGCCAGAGCCGGACTGGTTGCCTGGTCCTTCTCCCGGAGCGTAAGGGGGCTCTTCGACTCCTTCGGGGCAATGCCAGTGGTCACCGTGAGCAACACACTCTCCGGCGGCACCATCACCACTGCCAGAGTGACCGCTTGAGttatcaccatcaccaccaggcTCTTGTCCTGGGGGGTAAGGAGGCTCCTCAACGCCTTCGGGGCAATGCCAGTGGTCTCCGTGAGCAACGCACTCTCCTGGGTCTTGGCCGCCATTgtgcccatcatcatcaccatctccattGTCGGAGCCTTGACCAGGAGGGAAGGGGGGCTCCTCGACTCCATCAGGACAGTGCCAATGATCACCATGAGCGACACACTCCCCAGAATCTTCACCACCGTCGTGtccaccatcatcgccaccGTTTCCGTTGTCAGAACCTTGGCCGGGAGGGAAAGGAGGCTCCTCGACTCCATCGGGGCAATGCCAGTGGTCTCCGTGAGCAACGCACTCTCCTGGGTCTTGGCCGCCATTgtgcccatcatcatcaccatctccattGTCGGAGCCTTGACCAGGAGGGAAGGGGGGCTCTTCAACACCTGGCGGGCAGTGCCAGTGGTCGCCATGAGCTGTACACTCGGTGCTGCCTGTAGGGGACGGGTTCGTACCGCTGGTGGGTTTGGCGGGTGGGTTGGTAGGCTCCTTCACACCGGGGGGACAATGCCAGTGGTCACCGTGGGGAGTGCACCCGTTGTTACCACCCGTAGGAGAAGGCTTTGTGCTAGACTCCTGCGTGGGTGGTGTTGTGGGTTCCTCTACACCTGGAGGGCAATGCCAATGATCGCCATGGGGGGAGCAAGTTCCTGTTGGCTTATCGTTGCCCGTCGTGGCAGTCGACTTAGATGTGATGACAGGTGGGGGTGTTGTAGGTTCTTCGACACCAGGGGGGCAGTGCCAATGGTCACCATGAGGGGAACATGTACCAGTGGGCTCGTCCTTGCCTGTGGTCTTGGTTGTCTTCGATGTAATGacgggaggaggagtcgTAGGCTCCTCAACCCCAGGGGGGCAATGCCAGTGATCTCCGTGGGGGGAACAAGTTCCCGTAGGTTCATCCTTGCCTGTGGTCACAGTTGACTTGGACGTGATGATCGGGGGAGGTGTGGTGGGCTCCTCCACACCCGGCGGACAATGCCAGTGGTCACCATGAGGAGAGCAGGTTCCCGTAGGCTCTTTTGGCGTAGTTGTAGTTTCCTGTGAGGGAGGCGTAGTTGGCTCTTCAACTCCTGGAGGGCAGTGCCAGTGATCTCCATGGGGGGAACAAGTTCCTGTGGGCTCTTTTTGGGTAGTTGTAGTCTCCTGCGGCGGAGGTGTAGTTGGCTCTTCAACTCCTGGGGGACAATGCCAGTGATCTCCATGTGGGGAACAGGTTGCTGATGGGCCATCGGTGGTTCGAGTGACGCAGGTCGTCCGTGTGGATGTCTTGGTGGTGATATCGTATCCCTCGGACGACAAGGCGTTGGAATCGTAGAACAAGGTGTTGGTCACGGTTATGACACCGGTGCTTCGAGTGTACGTTCCCTC comes from Fusarium falciforme chromosome 11, complete sequence and encodes:
- a CDS encoding Amine oxidase; translated protein: MARIPHPLSQLSLEETALARDVIRQAHPNTLLNFRVIFLLEPPKAEVEAYLELEHSGKLTASSQRPARLAQAWYDVIGSSRVPQYHETVVDLRAANITEKKVIDAKSQASLSVWEFDQLVKCVTENAEVQAKVADLKLPAGFELVIEPWPFGAPDPRDGDDRLFQALMFAQRSGNPDSNFYAYPLPIIPVVNIHNLEVVRIETPATGGGGDSLTERSNYVGIVDHCKDSEYVPELLPGGTRQDLKPLTVVQPYGPSFKIDDGNLIRWQKWQFRVSFNPREGAVLHDLRYDGRSVLYRLSISDMTVPYADPRNPYHRKQAFDFGDGGLGNAVNNLTLGCDCLGVIKYFDGVLVDHEGKPQVTKNVICLHEQDNGINWKHTNWRTGRAVVTRRRELVIQFIITLANYEYIFNFKLDQAAGIMVEARATGIVSVVNIDEGKTAPWGNVVNPGALAQNHQHVFCVRIDPAIDGSRNTVVQEESLPVAMNPYSNPQGNLYEVRQVPIAKSGGYDVEPLNNRIFKIQNTNKLNPVSGKPIAYKVITPATQKLLADPRSTQARRALFAKHHLWVTKHKDDELYAGGRYTLLSKDEIGGVADAAARDDDVLNEDVVLWSCFGLTHNPRVEDWPVMPVEILQVSLTPADFFTANPALDVPSNKDLGSRYADACCKENKL